The uncultured Eubacteriales bacterium region CGGTGCCAGTGCGACAAGCGGGCTCTTAGTTATAACAATACGGCCGTCTTCAAGCATAGCACCCCAGTCCGCCGTCGGCGGCTGAACGCCAAGGCCCAGAAAGCTCATAGCCGCAAGGTCCAAAATGGCATATCCAATATCCAGCGTCAGTTGAACGACAATTGTGGCAAGACAGTTAGGCAAGATTTCTACGACCATAATATGTAGGTTTGAATATCCGATGGATTTTGCCGCCTCGACATATACCTTGTTTTTCTCGACCAGTACCATTGAGCGAGTCAGCTTTGCCAGCATCGGCACATAGACAATTCCAAGCGCTAAAACAGCATTGATCACGCCACGCCCAAAGGCAGAAACGAATACAAACGCCAAAAGCAAAGACGGGAAAGATAAAATGACATCTGAAATCCGCATCAACATCTTATCAACAAAGCCGCCGTAGTAGCCGGCAATCATGCCATATGGAATCCCTATGATGGCAGAAATTAAAACAACGCCAAACGCGCTCAGAATCGTTATCCTTGAACCAATGACCAGGCGGGAGAATAAGTCACGGCCTGTTTTATCCGTCCCCAGCAGATGCTCCGGAGATGGTCCGGACAGCATATTGGCAATATCTAGCGCATTGGGATCGTGCGTTGCCAATTGATTGGCAAAGACTGCCATAAGAATAACCGACAGCAATAAAATAAGCGAGATGCATACAGGGACGGTAAAAAAGCTTTTCAGCTTTTCTTTGGTAGATTCTTTCATCGCCTTTTTCCCCTTTCTTTATTGCAGGCGGATACGCGGGTCGATAACGCCATATAGCACGTCAAGAATGGTGCTGATTGTCATGAAGACAAACACCATGAGCATGGTAATGCCCTGCACCAGTGGATAATCAGAGGCCTTGATGCCTTCGATGAGTATGGAGCCAAGCCCGGCAAGGGAGAACACATTTTCTACGAGAACTGCGCCGACAATAAGAATACCAATTTGTGTACCTAAAATCGTGATAACCGGAATGATGGCGTTTTTCAGGCAATGTTTCAGCACAACGTTTCTGGTACTCAGGCCTTTGGAAACGGCAACCGTGTAATAGTTTGACTGCAAATGCTCGACCATACTTGACTTCATAACTCTTGCAGTCAGCGCAATCATAGAGAAGGAAAGCGCCACTGCGGGCAGGCTTATACGCTGCAAAAACTGCCCGAAAGTCGTAAACGATCCTGTAAACGAAAAGTTAGGAGCAACCAAGGTAATCATCCAAATCATCAAAATACTAGTTAAAAACGGTGGAAATGCCACCAGAATAAGCTGTAAAACGGAAATACCCGTATCGATAAAGCTATGCTGCTTCTCGGCTGTCAGAATACCGGTGGGGATGGCAATTAAAATAGAGATAATTGTTGCCAGAATGATGATTCCGGCTGTCACAGGCAGACGTTCCTTAATAAGCGAGGCAACAGGCTGACGGTATTTAAAGCTGACACCCAGATCGCCTTTAAAGATACCGGAAAGCCATATTTTGTATTGTTCCGGAGCGCTCTTGTCAAGATAGAATTCTCTTCTTATGTTTTCTACAGTTTCAGGTGTGGTTTGCTTTCCTCCGACAATAACCGCCACCGGATCCGCCGGATTCAGTCTCACCATACCGAAAATGATAATACTGCTCACCGCCAGAACAATTGCGTATTGCAGAATTTTGCTTCCGATATATCTTTTCATGCGTGATTCCCTCCCGTGATATGACATTCAGCTCTCTGCAAAAAGCGCTCGACAAGCCGGTTATATGTTTCGCGGCATTCGGCATGCACCAGATGCGTGCCCATGAGCAGCTCCCATTCGCAATTCGGAATTCTGTCGTAAATTTGCTTGACAATATACGGAGTGGCCTCATCCATAACCCCGGAGGTCAACAGAGTGGGAATCTCGATGGTATGCAGCTGCCCGGTAATATCCCAGTTTTTCAGCTTTCCGAGTACTGTAATTTCACTGGGGCCCTGCATAACGGCATACACTCTGCTGGGCCGTTGAAATGATTCCTTGACGTATTCTGGATGGGGCTCAAGCATACACACATGCCGCCGGTAATATTCCGCTACCGCCTCATCATATTCCGGCCCGCTATATTCTCCGGTTTTTGCGGCGATCTCCATAGCCCTTCTATGGCGGGGCTCCAGATACCCCACAAGGCGTGCGGCTTCGCTTTCCCAAAGCGTCATCGAAGCGGGCGAGCTGGCAATCACCATACTTTTCACACCTCGTGGCTGCGCTATGGCATATTGCATAGCCAGCATTCCGCCCCAGGATTGCCCCAGGATATGTACCTCACGCAGGTTCAACGCTGCACGGACGACGTCGATCTCCTCCTGCCAGAGGAGGGTATCCCAAAAGGTATTCGGTGCTGCCATGGCCGATCTTCCACAGCCCAGCTGGTCATAATAAATCACCTCACGTCCCTCGTCCGCAAGATCATCCAGTGATTTCAGATATTCATGGCCCATTCCCGGCCCGCCATGCAGCACAAGCAAGGGAAACTTGCCGTTTTCGCATTTACCAACGCGGCGATACCAGGTATATCCTCCTCTAAAGGCGATGGTACCTTCAGTAATCCCAGCATTCCTGTCTATTGGGGACACCAATAACACTTCCTCGCAAACTGAAATATGGCTATCTATAAAAAAACAGGCGAAGGTGCCTAACTATAGCACCTTCGCCTGTTGTTACACAGTATAACGAAAAGAAATTTGAGCGTCAAGACGATATGTCTAACTATGTTTATTTTTGTCATATTACTGAATATTTATAGACGTCTATCTCACGTTTTTTATAATTCGACCAAGCCTGGTTTGTGGACTTTGCTAAAATAAACCTCTTGAAAAATGCGAATATACCTGAGAACGCAGTTTCACATAGTGAATTCTCTGCAAGATTATACACCTATTTCTCATCGATTCTGCTAATCGCTCTTTACATTACACACTTTGTAATGTTATTATTTGTGTAATGAGGAGTGTGAAGGTATGGATACAATTGTATTGTCAGGGAAAAAAGAACTGGACATTTATATTAACCCACAGCGGCAAAACTTGCTGCGCTGTATGAGAATCGCGGGCGCGCCAATGACGCCCAAGCAACTTTCAGATCAGCTTGGCATTTCTGCTTCGGCAGTGCAGCACCATATCAAAAAACTTGTGGAGCTTGGTATTGTCGGTCTAAGTCATACCGAACGGATTCACGGTATTATGGCAAGCTACTACAAGGTTCTGCCGAAAACTGTCAGTATCGGCTGTCAGCTCAATGACAAAAATGACGTGCAGCGCTTTGCATTCATGCAAAATACTTTAAATTCCGTATTTTCTGGTTTTGCAGAGCATTGCCAAAAAAGTTCTGACTGCTGCATAGATGGCTATTACGGCGACCTGCTTTCTGGTATTGCTTACCTTGGGAAGGAGGAGGCTCAAGAACTTTATGGTATCATACGCGACTTTCTAGACCATCATGAGGAAAAAAGCCACCAAGGCAAGATACCGTGGGAATACGCCCTTATTGCCTATCCCCTTTCAGGTGAACAAAATGAGTAGGGTTTTTCAGGTGATCACTTTTTTTAAGGCGTTTACCACAGGTCTTATGGCCCCTGTTTTGACATTGGCGTTGCTTGCCCATGGTGCCTCCATCACGACACTGTCTTTGCTTTTAGGCACCTATTCCTTATCCATCATCGCCATGGAGATTCCCAGCGGCATTTTTGCGGATCTTTACGGCAGAAAAAAAGCTGCTCTTTTTGCATGTCTTCTTTCTGTCTTCTCCTATTGTCTACTATTGGCTGCAAACGCGGCCCCACTTCTGTTTGGTTGCATGATAACAAATGGTCTGGCCCGTGCATTTTCCTCTGGCAGCATCGACTCCTGGGCAATTGATGATGCCGTAGCAAACGGCAGAAACCTTACTAAAGTGACGAGCCAGCTCTCCATTCTTGAAAGTGTTGGGCTAGCCGGTGGGGCGCTTGTGGGCGGGTGGCTGTCAGGCCTCGGAAATCAGTACGTGGGTAACAATCTACTGAGCCTTTTACTTTATGTTATGCTATTTTTTCTGATCCTTATTTTTGCCAAAGAGCATTGGGAGCCTGGGAATGTTCTGCAAAAAAATGAGGCTTTCCGAATTGGCATGCAAATCAAAGATAGTATTGGTTTTGTGGCGCAAAAAGGCTTAATGCGTGTGCTCCTTTTAATTGTGTTTTTTACAGGCGTCGCACTTTTTTCTATAGAAACCTATTGGCAGCCTGCGCTTAAGGCCCTTTCCTCTCAAACGTGGCTTTTGGGTGTGGTCAGCTTTGCGGGCTTTTTCTGCGTAATTTTAGGCAGTAAGGCGGCGGAACTCCTGCTTATAAAAAAAACGGACCGCGGGACGGTATTGCTGCTTGCATGTAAAGCTATGTTTGGCATAAGCCTAATTATTTTGAGATTTCAGATTCAATCCTCACTTTTTATTGGCACGTATATGCTGACGTATTTTTTCGTTGGCGGCGGTAGTGTGATAGAAAATACGCTCTTAAACCGAATGGTTTCCCCCGGTCTGCGGGCAAGCGTACTTTCCCTCTTTTCCTTTGTTCTGCAGACCGGTGGGCTTGTTACTTCTTTACTTGGCTATCTGGTAAGCGCACAGATGGATTTTCGAAATATGTGGTTGATATCCGGTATCTTGCTTTCACTTGGCGCAGTTTTTTTTGCATTAATACGATTCCGTGAGTGCCCTGAAGCAGCCACCGAGAACGCAGTACAGTTGCCTGACACAGGTAGCGCGGAAAAACCGCCCAAAGCTCCATCCTATTTAACAGAAACCAATCCTTAACGGCACTTCTCTTGGTATAGAGACTATACAAGAGAAAAAGCAAGGGGGTGAGATCATTTTTTCTGAACCGTGTCCGAACCGGAGCAATTAATGCAAGTTCGCTCACACCTGCTAACGCCATCGGTTCAACCGGGATTACCGCCTCACACCACCAAAAATACGCCCCTAGAGACAGCTCCCTAGAGGCGGCGTTCATTACTCCGAGTGATAGAGGCTCTTCGTTGCTCTATGCATGGGCGTGGCAAAGTGGTATAATTGCAAGCAAGTACCATAATAATGCTATGATAGGAGATGCCCGGATGGATGACCACAATAAAGACCCACAAGACAACGAGCCAACTGATGAGGACACAGATGAAAGCGAGACAAATTACATAGGCGTTTTTCTGCCTATCGGCATCGCGATGGGTGTTTCACTTGGAGTTATGCTTGACAATTTAGCTATGGGAATCTCCCTAGGCACCTCGCTTGGCTTATTGATCGGCATAACCATCCGCTCAAAAAAGAAGAAATAAGATTAGACCAGCAATGAGCCTACGTAAAAACCGTCCCTTGGGGGCGGTCTTTGTGCTGCAGAGCATAGAGAAAACCGGACACCCACTCCCTACGTCCGGCCCACCCTAAAACAATAATTATATTGATTGGGAGATCGATGAATTTATTGGCAGGTGGTGCTATACATTTGGAATCCTAGAGGCAACCGCCCCCAGGGAGCAATCCCGAGCGGCGGTTTTCTTTATGCCTTATTTCCCGCCCTGGGGAATGTCGGCCTCAGCTTGTCCCCCGTCTCCATCGCTGAATTAATTAGTGATATATCGTAACGAAGCAAAAAGACAGCCCGCAAGCTGTAAGGGCTTGCAGGCTGTCTGGTGTCCAGTATAGTTAGACTACTTTTCGAGTTCGTCTGGCTCTACGTCCGTGCATCCATTGGCAAACTCGGGAGAACAGATGGCTGTTGTCAGATCCTGAATGATTTCATTGTCGTTTTGCTCACCTTGCTGATTCGTGCGTTTTGGGGCTATATCCATGGTATGTCCTCCTCACTGCTATTTTCAACATAATAGCTCTCTTTTAGTTTAGCATGATTCACCCGCAAATACAACATTAAGTTGTTAAACACTCCGGTCACACGTCAAATGGACATAGAAAGTCGAATCTTCCCCGTAATTCAAACGTTCACGCATTTACTGAATCCCTAATGCCTTAGGCTTGCCTGGCACGTAAAAACCCGTTTATGAATATTGCAGTAAGGAACATCTACTTTGCCTTAATGCACGCCCCACCACCACCTGTATTACTGAGTGATGGGCTCTTTTGTAGCTCTATGCTCAGGTATGGCGATGTGGTATAATTAAACTACAAATTATTTATATAGTATAGGGGCGATAATTATGGATTCAAAAATCGTTATGATATCGGCGGAAAGTCCATTTTCCTCCGATGCTATATCTTTAATAGACGAACTTTCGGAATGTCTCCAAGATATTACAGGAGATAGCGGAAAGAGCTCATTTGACGCTAATGATGTATGCAATGATAGGGCTATGTTTGTAATAGCCAGGAATCAAAGCGGCGAGGCAATTGGCTGTGGCGCTTTCCGTCCTATAGATGAAACAACAGCAGAAGTCAAAAGAATGTATGCAAAGAGCAAAGGTATGAGAATTGGTAACAAGATTCTTTCCTATCTTGAGCATCAGGCACATGATATTGGGTATGAAACGCTCCGTCTTGAAACGCGTATTGTTAATACAAACGCCGTATCATTTATGAACGAAATGGATACAAAAAAATTCCAAACTACGGAAAATACGCAGAGAGGGCAAACTCCATTTGCTTCGAGAAATATCTGTAGTTTTGATTCACAGCATATTTTCAGCATAACACAAGGCAACACCATACCCAGGGAGCAAATCCCTGGAGGCGGTGTCTTTCTGAGACATAAAGATAGCCCGACATCTGCTAAAGCCCCATTTCTTTAGCGAAGAGGGTAAGGTGAATAAATTAAAGTTAGGGGCGTTGCGCGTGGACGCATTAAATTTAGCAATTAACTTAAGGGCAACAGGGCGTTTAAAGGAATATAATGAATTGTTACTTGAACTAGTGTAAAAACATTCAGAAAATGCAGCAATTCAGTTTCAATGCGCGTGGAGTTTTGATGTCTTGGGACTTGAACGGGACGCAATGCCTTACTATGAAAAAGCGATTTCATTGGGTTTGCCCGAAGATGATTTAAAGGGAGCTTTCTTGGGGTTGGGTAGAGTACATACAGGGCGCTAGGAGAGTATGTAAAATCAAAGACAGTTTTTACAAAAGCTTTGAAGCTGTTTCCAGAAGACAACGCCATAAAAACTTTTTACGCAATGACATTATATAATTTAGGAGAATTTTCAAGTGCAATGAAAATGCTCTTAACGAACTTAGCTGATACATCTTTGGATGAAAATATAAAACAGTATGGGAAAGCCATTAAGCTTTATGCTGACGACCTAGATAAAATTTGGTAGAGTATTCTTGGGAGCATACCTTTTCCGATAATCAGGTACGTGATTGGATTCAAACACAAATGAATTATTACGCTCTGGATAGTGTCGGCTATTTTGCCACCTTTGAAAAAGCACCGGCGTTTTTATTGGTGTTATTTTCTGTGATATTTGTAGGTATCGGTATGTACAGATCATCAATCGGACTCCTTGTTTCAAATCCGTAATGAAGTGATTTCAATGGGGTACGTCCCATGAAAAACGTGTAGTGCAGCCACGCCGCCGGAGGGCGGTAAAAATAAAAAGGAGCGTGTACTCATGAACAAAGAGAAATTAAAAGGTTTTGTATAGAGTATGTTCTTGTTAAAATACGCCTTTCTCTAGATTCCATCGATGGCGATAAGTCGGTTTCTTTCTCTAATTATGATTTCACACCATACAGCTCCACAAACGCGGAATACGGGTCCACTTTTACTGTGGCTCCAAGTCCTACATTCAGTGGATCGCTCTATCAGGGTGGCACGCTTGAAGGGTATGGCGTTTACTTGGTGGATAAGACCGATACTGCACCAAAACTTGTGTTTGGCGAAAGGTATGATGGAACTGGGGGCATCTGGTTCGCCATGAGCTAAAATAAAAATAATCCGCCCCCGGTGCGCTAACACCAGGAGCGGCTAGAGGGTGTCAGTACGTCAAAAGCCTTCTTATCCCGATACATTGTTATCAAAGATAAAGGCACAAAGCGGCGCAGGACGGGCCTGACGGACGCAGATCTGGACGGACTTCGGAAGATTGTAGTAGGGCTATAAATTTATTCTAAACGCGTTCTGAACTGCACTCATTTCGGCCAATTTTCACTCTACTTTTGTGTTGTGTCATAAAATCAAAAAAGACCTAGAGCCTCAACGGCTTTAGGTCTTTTTCTTTGGTCCGAGTGACTGGATTCGAACCAGCGGCCTCTTGAACCCCATTCAAGCGCGATACCAAACTTCGCCACACCCGGATGTCGCTCAGGCGACTTTGATATAATAGCATAACTGTCCTAAAGTTGCAAGAGCTAATTCCATTTTTCATCAAAAATCTTTTTATCTTCTCTGTTACAAATTTCTTTCCCTCCC contains the following coding sequences:
- a CDS encoding hypothetical protein (Evidence 5 : No homology to any previously reported sequences): MVEYSWEHTFSDNQVRDWIQTQMNYYALDSVGYFATFEKAPAFLLVLFSVIFVGIGMYRSSIGLLVSNP
- a CDS encoding TPR repeat-containing protein (fragment); this encodes MKLFPEDNAIKTFYAMTLYNLGEFSSAMKMLLTNLADTSLDENIKQYGKAIKLYADDLDKIW
- a CDS encoding putative transcriptional regulator (Evidence 3 : Function proposed based on presence of conserved amino acid motif, structural feature or limited homology), with the protein product MDTIVLSGKKELDIYINPQRQNLLRCMRIAGAPMTPKQLSDQLGISASAVQHHIKKLVELGIVGLSHTERIHGIMASYYKVLPKTVSIGCQLNDKNDVQRFAFMQNTLNSVFSGFAEHCQKSSDCCIDGYYGDLLSGIAYLGKEEAQELYGIIRDFLDHHEEKSHQGKIPWEYALIAYPLSGEQNE
- a CDS encoding hypothetical protein (Evidence 5 : No homology to any previously reported sequences), with the translated sequence MDDHNKDPQDNEPTDEDTDESETNYIGVFLPIGIAMGVSLGVMLDNLAMGISLGTSLGLLIGITIRSKKKK
- a CDS encoding hypothetical protein (Evidence 5 : No homology to any previously reported sequences); this encodes MTGVFNNLMLYLRVNHAKLKESYYVENSSEEDIPWI
- a CDS encoding putative tetracycline resistance protein TetA (Evidence 3 : Function proposed based on presence of conserved amino acid motif, structural feature or limited homology) — encoded protein: MSRVFQVITFFKAFTTGLMAPVLTLALLAHGASITTLSLLLGTYSLSIIAMEIPSGIFADLYGRKKAALFACLLSVFSYCLLLAANAAPLLFGCMITNGLARAFSSGSIDSWAIDDAVANGRNLTKVTSQLSILESVGLAGGALVGGWLSGLGNQYVGNNLLSLLLYVMLFFLILIFAKEHWEPGNVLQKNEAFRIGMQIKDSIGFVAQKGLMRVLLLIVFFTGVALFSIETYWQPALKALSSQTWLLGVVSFAGFFCVILGSKAAELLLIKKTDRGTVLLLACKAMFGISLIILRFQIQSSLFIGTYMLTYFFVGGGSVIENTLLNRMVSPGLRASVLSLFSFVLQTGGLVTSLLGYLVSAQMDFRNMWLISGILLSLGAVFFALIRFRECPEAATENAVQLPDTGSAEKPPKAPSYLTETNP
- a CDS encoding hypothetical protein (Evidence 5 : No homology to any previously reported sequences), producing the protein MDSKIVMISAESPFSSDAISLIDELSECLQDITGDSGKSSFDANDVCNDRAMFVIARNQSGEAIGCGAFRPIDETTAEVKRMYAKSKGMRIGNKILSYLEHQAHDIGYETLRLETRIVNTNAVSFMNEMDTKKFQTTENTQRGQTPFASRNICSFDSQHIFSITQGNTIPREQIPGGGVFLRHKDSPTSAKAPFL
- a CDS encoding conserved membrane hypothetical protein (Evidence 4 : Homologs of previously reported genes of unknown function), encoding MKRYIGSKILQYAIVLAVSSIIIFGMVRLNPADPVAVIVGGKQTTPETVENIRREFYLDKSAPEQYKIWLSGIFKGDLGVSFKYRQPVASLIKERLPVTAGIIILATIISILIAIPTGILTAEKQHSFIDTGISVLQLILVAFPPFLTSILMIWMITLVAPNFSFTGSFTTFGQFLQRISLPAVALSFSMIALTARVMKSSMVEHLQSNYYTVAVSKGLSTRNVVLKHCLKNAIIPVITILGTQIGILIVGAVLVENVFSLAGLGSILIEGIKASDYPLVQGITMLMVFVFMTISTILDVLYGVIDPRIRLQ
- a CDS encoding hypothetical protein (Evidence 5 : No homology to any previously reported sequences) produces the protein MAPSPTFSGSLYQGGTLEGYGVYLVDKTDTAPKLVFGERYDGTGGIWFAMS
- the dppC gene encoding dipeptide transporter; membrane component of ABC superfamily (Evidence 2a : Function of homologous gene experimentally demonstrated in an other organism; PubMedId : 7536291; Product type t : transporter) — encoded protein: MKESTKEKLKSFFTVPVCISLILLLSVILMAVFANQLATHDPNALDIANMLSGPSPEHLLGTDKTGRDLFSRLVIGSRITILSAFGVVLISAIIGIPYGMIAGYYGGFVDKMLMRISDVILSFPSLLLAFVFVSAFGRGVINAVLALGIVYVPMLAKLTRSMVLVEKNKVYVEAAKSIGYSNLHIMVVEILPNCLATIVVQLTLDIGYAILDLAAMSFLGLGVQPPTADWGAMLEDGRIVITKSPLVALAPGIMIVITVVAINIFGDATRAYLDPAQRKLPSLRKFKKMVGAESVG
- a CDS encoding hypothetical protein (Evidence 5 : No homology to any previously reported sequences); its protein translation is MFIIASVIHLSIGEGKKFVTEKIKRFLMKNGISSCNFRTVMLLYQSRLSDIRVWRSLVSRLNGVQEAAGSNPVTRTKEKDLKPLRL
- a CDS encoding hypothetical protein (Evidence 5 : No homology to any previously reported sequences), producing the protein MNKLKLGALRVDALNLAINLRATGRLKEYNELLLELV
- the pip gene encoding Proline iminopeptidase, producing the protein MVSPIDRNAGITEGTIAFRGGYTWYRRVGKCENGKFPLLVLHGGPGMGHEYLKSLDDLADEGREVIYYDQLGCGRSAMAAPNTFWDTLLWQEEIDVVRAALNLREVHILGQSWGGMLAMQYAIAQPRGVKSMVIASSPASMTLWESEAARLVGYLEPRHRRAMEIAAKTGEYSGPEYDEAVAEYYRRHVCMLEPHPEYVKESFQRPSRVYAVMQGPSEITVLGKLKNWDITGQLHTIEIPTLLTSGVMDEATPYIVKQIYDRIPNCEWELLMGTHLVHAECRETYNRLVERFLQRAECHITGGNHA